In one Ornithinimicrobium pratense genomic region, the following are encoded:
- a CDS encoding glycosyltransferase family 4 protein, producing the protein MREFLMVLLTAAIVTYLVTPLIRRLALAVGAMTAVRDRDVHSVPIPRLGGVGMLLGFGAAVLLGSQLPYLGQLFSSTPAIYGVLAGAAIITLLGAVDDVHDLDWLTKLAGQVLAGGVMAFFGVRLLQLPILGVTVLPEPVMVMLTILVVVISTNAVNFIDGLDGLAAGVVLIAASAFFAWTYLVSRAFDPPNVFHQATFISAALIGVCLGFLPHNFHPARLFMGDAGALLLGLLLAASTISMTGSVDPNSSLASASAATAILLPVLIPLAVMALPFLDVLLAVLRRTRRGQLPWKPDRGHLHHQLLDIGHSHRGAVVLLYLWSALIALGAVSFAYLQVWTSVVGIVLLLTLALALTWQPSRPTTWARR; encoded by the coding sequence GTGCGCGAGTTCTTGATGGTGCTGCTCACCGCAGCCATCGTCACGTATCTCGTCACCCCTCTCATCCGCCGGCTGGCGCTCGCCGTCGGGGCAATGACCGCGGTGCGGGACCGGGACGTGCACTCCGTCCCGATCCCGCGCCTGGGTGGGGTCGGTATGCTGCTCGGCTTCGGCGCCGCGGTCCTGCTCGGCTCCCAGTTGCCCTACCTCGGCCAGCTCTTCTCCAGCACCCCGGCGATCTACGGGGTGCTCGCCGGGGCGGCGATCATCACCCTGCTCGGGGCCGTCGACGACGTGCACGACCTGGACTGGCTGACCAAGCTCGCGGGCCAGGTGCTCGCCGGCGGCGTCATGGCCTTCTTCGGGGTCCGGCTGCTGCAGCTGCCCATCCTCGGCGTCACCGTCCTGCCGGAGCCGGTGATGGTGATGCTCACCATCCTGGTCGTGGTGATCTCCACCAACGCGGTGAACTTCATCGACGGGCTGGACGGGCTGGCCGCGGGGGTGGTGCTCATCGCCGCGAGCGCCTTCTTCGCCTGGACCTACCTGGTCAGCCGCGCCTTTGATCCGCCCAACGTCTTCCACCAGGCCACCTTCATCAGCGCGGCGCTGATCGGCGTCTGTCTGGGCTTCCTCCCGCACAACTTCCACCCGGCCCGGCTCTTCATGGGCGACGCCGGTGCGCTGCTGCTCGGTCTGCTCCTGGCCGCCTCGACCATCTCGATGACCGGCTCGGTCGACCCCAACTCCTCGCTGGCCAGCGCCTCGGCCGCCACCGCGATCCTGCTGCCGGTCCTGATCCCGCTGGCGGTCATGGCCCTGCCCTTCCTCGACGTCCTGCTGGCCGTGCTGCGCCGCACCCGCCGGGGGCAGCTGCCGTGGAAGCCGGACCGCGGCCACCTGCACCACCAGTTGCTGGACATCGGGCACAGCCACCGGGGGGCGGTGGTTCTCCTCTACCTATGGTCGGCCCTCATCGCGCTGGGCGCGGTGTCCTTCGCCTACCTCCAGGTGTGGACCTCCGTGGTCGGCATCGTGCTCCTGCTGACCCTGGCCCTGGCACTCACCTGGCAGCCGTCGCGGCCGACGACCTGGGCGCGTCGTTGA
- a CDS encoding L-threonylcarbamoyladenylate synthase, producing MAGTSSTPERLLDCSDPEHRTAAVGRAAEVVRQGRLVVLPTDTVYGVGADAFDEVAVAMVLAAKHRGREMPPPVLVPDARTVDGLAVDVPMYARILMRQFWPGPLTLVFRSQPSLQWDLGETNGTVALRMPDDEVALALLTEVGPLAVTSANVTGQPAATTAQEALDQLGGAVTVYLDGGPRTGGLPSTIVDCTGGEPVILRSGALSAAQIRSVLGTTVLHDHPPAVGEPEGHGEGERPRGHGQPAEPDGAVLVGSVRPSAVPVPATAYRVVPAARDRS from the coding sequence ATGGCTGGCACGTCATCGACGCCCGAGCGGCTGCTGGACTGCAGCGACCCGGAGCACCGGACGGCGGCGGTGGGACGCGCCGCTGAGGTGGTGCGCCAGGGCCGCCTCGTCGTGCTGCCGACAGACACGGTCTACGGCGTGGGCGCTGACGCCTTCGACGAGGTCGCGGTGGCCATGGTGCTGGCCGCGAAGCACCGTGGCCGAGAGATGCCCCCGCCCGTGCTCGTCCCCGACGCGCGCACGGTCGACGGTCTCGCGGTCGACGTGCCGATGTACGCCCGGATCCTCATGCGCCAGTTCTGGCCCGGGCCCCTGACCCTCGTCTTCCGGTCCCAGCCCTCCCTGCAGTGGGACCTGGGGGAGACCAACGGCACGGTCGCCCTGCGGATGCCCGACGACGAGGTGGCCCTGGCCCTGCTCACCGAGGTGGGACCTCTGGCCGTGACCAGCGCCAACGTGACCGGGCAGCCCGCGGCCACGACGGCCCAGGAGGCCCTGGACCAGCTGGGTGGCGCCGTCACCGTCTATCTCGACGGCGGCCCGCGCACCGGCGGGCTGCCCTCGACGATCGTGGACTGCACCGGGGGGGAACCGGTCATCCTGCGTTCCGGGGCGCTCAGCGCGGCGCAGATCAGGAGCGTGCTCGGCACCACGGTCCTCCACGACCACCCTCCGGCGGTGGGCGAGCCGGAAGGCCACGGGGAGGGGGAGAGGCCCCGGGGGCACGGCCAGCCGGCTGAGCCCGACGGCGCCGTCCTGGTGGGCAGCGTTCGGCCCAGCGCGGTGCCGGTCCCGGCCACGGCATACCGCGTCGTGCCCGCGGCCCGCGACCGTTCCTGA
- a CDS encoding AtpZ/AtpI family protein, whose protein sequence is MSQSTGPAGHPSGYSAKEEPTTHSQFVHGAYPAISVLSYLLAGPLTFGLMGWGVDQWLGTSFLLVVGLLGGMGLAFYVIWLRYGRA, encoded by the coding sequence GTGAGCCAGTCCACTGGCCCTGCGGGCCACCCCTCCGGCTACTCCGCCAAGGAGGAGCCGACGACGCACAGCCAGTTCGTGCACGGCGCCTACCCCGCGATCTCCGTCCTGTCCTACTTGCTCGCCGGTCCGTTGACCTTCGGCCTGATGGGCTGGGGGGTCGACCAGTGGCTCGGCACCAGTTTCCTGCTCGTCGTCGGTCTGCTTGGCGGGATGGGGCTGGCGTTCTACGTCATCTGGCTCCGGTACGGTAGAGCATGA
- the glyA gene encoding serine hydroxymethyltransferase — protein MTTAVTPQSYYGPHFGALLQQDPQIAELLVSELDRQRAGLQLIASENQTSPAVLAALGSTLSNKYAEGYPHARYYGGCSEVDKVEDLAIARAKELFGADHANVQPHSGASANQAVYGAFTAPGDTILAMSLDHGGHLTHGFKVSFSGKWFNAVHYGVTQDTEDIDYDQVEALAREHRPKMIVAGGSAVPRLIDFERFRAIADEVGAIFWVDAAHFIGLVAGKVIPSPVPYADVVSFTTHKVLRGPRGGAIVCKQEHAKKIDRAVFPMMQGGPLMHGVAGKAVNFAECMTPAYQAYARQVLDNAAALAAGLDRHGIRPITGGTDTHLSLHDLRGVGVTGVDAEARCDAAGIVLNKNAIPFDPEKPNVASGIRVGSPSVTTQGMGVEQMDAIADLMHRAITQTDGDPEHAVAREIRAEVTQLLQAYPAYPDPHAG, from the coding sequence ATGACCACCGCCGTAACCCCCCAGAGCTACTACGGACCGCACTTCGGTGCCCTGCTTCAGCAGGACCCGCAGATCGCGGAACTGCTGGTCTCCGAGCTGGACCGCCAGCGCGCGGGGCTACAGCTCATCGCCAGCGAGAACCAGACCAGCCCGGCCGTGCTCGCCGCCTTGGGCTCCACGCTGTCCAACAAGTACGCCGAGGGCTACCCGCACGCGCGCTACTACGGCGGGTGCTCCGAGGTGGACAAGGTCGAGGACCTGGCGATAGCACGCGCCAAGGAGCTCTTCGGCGCCGACCACGCCAACGTGCAGCCGCACTCCGGCGCCAGCGCCAACCAGGCGGTCTACGGCGCCTTCACCGCTCCCGGCGACACCATCCTGGCGATGTCGCTGGATCACGGTGGCCACCTGACCCACGGCTTCAAGGTCAGCTTCTCCGGGAAATGGTTCAACGCAGTGCACTACGGCGTCACGCAGGACACCGAGGACATCGACTACGACCAGGTCGAGGCATTGGCCAGGGAACACCGGCCCAAGATGATCGTGGCCGGCGGCTCGGCGGTCCCGCGGCTGATCGACTTCGAGCGGTTCCGAGCCATCGCCGACGAGGTCGGCGCGATCTTCTGGGTCGACGCCGCCCACTTCATCGGCCTGGTGGCCGGCAAAGTCATCCCCTCGCCTGTGCCGTATGCCGACGTGGTCTCCTTCACCACGCACAAGGTGCTGCGCGGGCCCCGTGGCGGCGCGATCGTGTGCAAGCAGGAGCACGCCAAGAAGATCGATCGCGCGGTCTTCCCCATGATGCAGGGCGGCCCGCTGATGCACGGCGTGGCCGGCAAGGCGGTCAACTTCGCCGAGTGCATGACTCCCGCCTACCAGGCCTACGCCCGGCAGGTCCTCGACAACGCCGCGGCGCTTGCGGCCGGACTGGACCGGCACGGCATCCGGCCGATCACCGGCGGCACCGACACCCACCTGTCCCTGCACGACCTGCGCGGAGTCGGGGTCACCGGCGTGGACGCCGAGGCACGGTGCGATGCCGCCGGCATCGTGCTCAACAAGAACGCCATCCCGTTCGATCCCGAGAAGCCCAACGTGGCCTCCGGCATCCGGGTCGGCAGCCCTTCGGTCACCACTCAGGGGATGGGCGTGGAGCAGATGGACGCCATCGCCGATCTGATGCACCGGGCGATCACCCAGACCGACGGCGACCCCGAGCACGCGGTGGCCCGGGAGATCCGCGCCGAGGTGACCCAGCTGCTGCAGGCCTACCCCGCCTACCCGGACCCGCACGCCGGCTGA